One window of Ziziphus jujuba cultivar Dongzao chromosome 5, ASM3175591v1 genomic DNA carries:
- the LOC107421275 gene encoding kinesin-like protein KIN-4C yields MENLETKSLDSSQCVRVAVNIRPLITSELLLGCTDCISVVPGEPQVQIGSHAFTYDYVYGNTGSPSSAIYNDCVAPLVDALFHGYNATVLAYGQTGSGKTYTMGTNYSGEGSNGGIIPKVMENIFRKVETMKDNTEFLIRVSFIEIFKEEVFDLLDSNSTASSKNEGATNVKPAVPARVPIQIRETVNGGITLAGVTEAEIRTKEEMASYLTRGSLSRATGSTNMNSQSSRSHAIFTITMEQKKIAHSWNGAANDDIGDDILCAKLHLVDLAGSERAKRTGADGMRFKEGIHINKGLLALGNVISALGDEKKRKEGGHVPYRDSKLTRLLQDSLGGNSKTVMIACVSPADTNAEETLNTLKYANRARNIQNKAVINRDPVAAQLQRMRSQIEQLQAELLFYRGDASAPYEELQILKHKVSLLEASNSELQRELQERQVTCKHLTQRALDAQVEKDKLVMKIELARNGKSWDEVDSNLDQDCDLLKTYVAKIHDLEGEVLRLKNLSSKRSRVVDCLDSDDDDFRPKSTLFPCTSEYSSDYDLKAGDISDEIADDEKEQEHSSVQEKLDRELKELDKRLEQKEAEMKRFTNVDTSVLKQHYEKKLQDLELEKRALQKEIDELRQNLANISSTSDDGAQKLKEDYLQKLNVLEAQVSELKKKQDAQAQLLRQKQKSDEASRRLQDEIQRIKSQKVQLQHKIKQESEQFRLWKASREKEVLQLKKEGRRNEYEMHKLLALNQRQKMVLQRKTEEASMATKRLKELLESRKASRETSGTGNGNGAGIQALMQVIEHELEVTVRVHEVRSEYERQMEERARMAKEVSKLKEETEMLKQIKSSDCPQTMSPGARNSRVFALENMLATSSSTLVSMASQLSEAEERERGFSGRGRWNQVRSLADAKNLMNYLFNLASTSRCLLRDKEVLCREKDSEIRDLKEKVVSLSSLLRKSEMQKGELIHQMKSQNSALKKYSMASATDSKDSSLNIGGHKYDLRKQDHRSSFILLEDMDTSDSENSDVDAADDDWVADELDAADDDSVVKGKRRMRKRVSKSGSSVGSDPSNTIDIGGLKIDDSGDETVAVSGETPASICCSCSKYSSCKTTKCQCRSAGGFCGASCGCVPTKCANRELDESLQPQGAEGIVNGSASDETKDGLLVSHGAMLLHSALVDKPVETNDDGGTKRKPLSDIGNTVTKPNAPKPNQRKKWRKTTVQLVTNPPPSLQLENNEIPKEPDNRANDAEIPVIPLRTTRSVTPNQAAQEPDSIVNEAHIPVKLPRAMRSATSNGGNPFRDRNAEKPDELSVDKDAGFIASRSPAQNKRTSDEKENFGL; encoded by the exons ATGGAGAATTTGGAGACCAAGAGCTTAGATTCATCTCAATGCGTCCGTGTAGCCGTTAATATTCGGCCGTTGATTACATCTGAGCTTTTACTAGGATGTACAGATTGTATCTCTGTTGTTCCGGGTGAACCTCAG GTGCAAATTGGCTCGCATGCATTTACTTATGATTATGTGTATGGTAATACGGGTTCGCCTTCTTCTGCGATTTACAATGACTGTGTTGCGCCACTTGTTGATGCTCTGTTTCATGGGTACAATGCCACAGTACTTGCATACGGCCAG aCTGGTTCTGGAAAAACGTATACAATGGGGACCAATTATAGTGGTGAAGGAAGTAATGGTGGAATCATACCCAAAGTAATGGAAAATATCTTCCGAAAAGTTGAGACCATGAAAGACAATACCGAATTCCTGATTAGGGTATCATTTATCGAG ATATTCAAGGAAGAGGTATTTGATTTACTGGATTCAAATTCAACCGCTTCCTCAAAAAATGAAGGGGCAACTAATGTGAAGCCTGCTGTGCCTGCAAGAGTTCCTATACAAATTAGAGAAACAGTAAACGGAGGGATAACACTAGCTGGTGTGACTGAGGCAGAGATTAGGACGAAAGAAGAGATGGCATCGTATCTAACTCGTGGTTCTTTGTCTCGTGCAACTGGGAGTACGAACATGAATAGTCAATCAAG tCGTTCTCATGCTATTTTCACAATAACCATGGAACAAAAAAAGATTGCTCATTCCTGGAATGGAGCAGCTAATGATGATATTGGTGATGATATCCTTTGTGCAAAACTTCACTTAGTGGACTTAGCAGGTTCAGAGCGAGCAAAACGAACAGGGGCTGATGGGATGCGTTTTAAGGAAG GCATCCATATCAATAAGGGTTTACTGGCCCTTGGCAATGTAATAAGTGCTTTGGGAGATGAGAAAAAACGAAAAGAAGGTGGCCATGTTCCCTATCGTGATAGCAAGTTAACACGCTTGTTACAG gATTCTCTTGGAGGCAACAGCAAAACTGTGATGATTG CTTGTGTTAGTCCTGCTGACACAAATGCTGAGGAGACCTTAAATACTTTGAAGTATGCAAACCGTGCTCGCAACATCCAAAACAAAGCAGTA atCAATCGTGACCCAGTGGCAGCCCAATTGCAAAGGATGCGGAGCCAAATTGAGCAGTTGCAAGCTGAGCTTCTCTTTTATCGTGGTGATGCCAGTGCACCATATGAGGAACTTCAG ATCCTTAAACACAAAGTTAGTCTACTTGAAGCAAGCAATTCAGAGTTGCAGCGGGAACTCCAAGAACGTCAAGTCACTTGCAAGCATTTAACACAACGTGCTCTTGACGCacag GTTGAAAAAGACAAGCTGGTTATGAAAATAGAATTAGCCCGAAATGGAAAATCTTGGGATGAGGTTGACTCCAATCTAGACCAG GACTGTGATTTGTTAAAAACTTATGTAGCAAAAATTCATGATTTAGAAGGAGAAGTATTACGCTTGAAAAATTTGAGTTCAAAACGTAGTCGAGTTGTTGATTGCCTTGACTCAGATGATGATGACTTTCGCCCAAAGAGCACATTGTTTCCATGTACCAGTGAGTATTCATCTGATTACGATTTGAAAGCCGGTGACATATCAG ATGAGATAGCTGATGATGAAAAGGAGCAAGAGCATTCTTCTGTTCAAGAAAAGTTGGATAGGGAGCTCAAGGAATTGGACAAAAGACTTGAACAGAAGGAG gcGGAAATGAAACGATTTACAAATGTTGATACTTCAGTTCTGAAACAACATTATGAGAAGAAACTTCAGGATTTGGAACTAGAGAAGAGAGCTCTACAG AAAGAAATTGATGAGCTGCGACAAAATCTTGCAAATATCTCATCTACTTCTGATGATGGTGCTCAAAAATTGAAGGAAGATTATCTACAAAAGTTGAATGTCCTCGAAGCACAG GTTTCCGAGTTGAAGAAGAAACAAGATGCTCAAGCTCAACTTTtgagacaaaaacaaaaaagtgatGAGGCATCAAGACGACTACAAGATGAGATTCAGAGAATAAAGTCCCAGAAG GTTCAATTGCAACACAAGATTAAGCAAGAGTCTGAGCAATTTAGGTTATGGAAAGCATCAAGGGAAAAAGAAGTCCTGCAG CTTAAGAAAGAGGGAAGAAGAAATGAGTATGAGATGCATAAGCTATTAGCTTTAAATCAGAGGCAAAAAATG GTTTTACAACGAAAGACAGAAGAAGCTTCTATGGCTACAAAAAGGCTGAAAGAGCTTCTGGAATCTCGAAAGGCTTCACGTGAAACTTCTG GTACTGGAAATGGCAACGGTGCTGGAATTCAG GCTTTGATGCAGGTGATTGAGCATGAACTCGAAGTCACTGTACGTGTACATGAAGTGCGCTCTGAGTATGAGCGTCAGATGGAAGA ACGAGCTAGGATGGCCAAGGAGGTTTCCAAGCTTAAGGAAGAAACAGAAatgttaaaacaaattaaatcaaG TGACTGTCCCCAAACAATGTCTCCTGGAGCAAGAAATTCCCGGGTTTTTGCACTTGAAAACATGCTTGCCACTTCATCTAGCACCCTAGTTTCTATGGCATCACAATTATCAGAAGCAGAAGAGCGTGAACGGGGTTTTAGTGGCAGGGGACGTTGGAACCAAGTTCGTTCTCTTGCTGATGCAAAGAATTTGATGAATTATCTGTTCAATTTAGCATCTACCTCCAG GTGCTTGTTACGAGATAAGGAAGTACTCTGCAGAGAGAAGGATTCAGAAATTAgagatttgaaagaaaaagtaGTGAGTCTAAGTAGTTTGCTTAGAAAATCAGAAATGCAGAAGGGAGAGCTTATTCATCAGATGAAATCTCAG AATTCAGCGTTGAAAAAATACTCCATGGCAAGTGCAACAGATTCCAAGGATTCTAGTCTAAATATTGGAGGACACAAGTATGACTTGCGCAAGCAG GACCATCGGAGCTCATTCATCCTATTGGAGGACATGGATACATCTGACTCAGAAAATTCAGATGTGGATGCAGCTGATGACGATTGGGTAGCTGATGAATTGGATGCAGCTGACGATGACTCGGTAGTGAAAGGAAAACGGAGAATGAGGAAAAGAGTTTCCAAATCTGGATCTAGTGTGGGATCAGATCCATCCAACACTATTGATATTGGAGGCTTAAAAATTGACGATTCAGGTGATGAAACAGTTGCTGTTAGTGGGGAGACTCCAGCAAGTATCTGCTGCTCTTGCAGCAAATACTCCTCATGCAAAACAACTAAATGTCAATGTCGATCAGCTGGGGGGTTTTGTGGGGCATCTTGTGGTTGTGTGCCTACAAAGTGTGCCAACAGGGAGTTGGATGAATCACTGCAACCACAGGGTGCTGAAGGAATTGTTAATGGTTCAGCGAGTGATGAAACAAAGGATGGGCTTCTTGTTTCTCATGGTGCAATGTTACTTCACAGTGCTTTGGTTGATAAGCCTGTGGAGACAAATGATGATGGTGGAACAAAAAGAAAGCCTCTTTCTGACATTGGTAACACAGTG ACCAAACCAAATGCACCAAAGCCTAATCAGAGAAAGAAATGGCGAAAAACTACTGTTCAGCTAGTTACAAATCCCCCACCATCTTTGCAGCTAGAAAACAATGAAATCCCGAAGGAGCCAGATAATAGGGCAAATGATGCTGAAATTCCAGTAATACCATTGAGGACCACGCGATCTGTCACCCCAAATCAAGCTGCTCAGGAGCCAGACAGTATAGTAAACGAAGCTCATATACCAGTGAAATTACCCAGGGCCATGAGATCTGCCACATCAAATGGAGGCAATCCATTCAGAGATAGAAATGCCGAAAAACCAGATGAATTAAGTGTAGACAAGGATGCTGGGTTTATTGCCTCTAGAAGTCCTGCCCAGAATAAAAGAACATCCGACGAGAAGGAGAACTTTGGCCTATAA